A section of the Chryseobacterium ginsenosidimutans genome encodes:
- a CDS encoding fimbrial biogenesis chaperone codes for MKNTFQLFCFFFFVFIFNAKAQTGISVSPPRLYFESGPGISNTEKITVTNVSAKNSLDLAVSLGDWEYDLRGENQMHAANTLPTSCASWITLKKGDNYFSLAPGERRDIEITITSPTIPKENLSAHTALLYVSQMNPVDDVDSKGANIKVSIRSGIKIFHKKPEATKKKIEITDLKFDAAKKTLTLNFENQAEIWVDGKVATDILNADNGKKTTLSPVVFYTMPGNKREMEIALPTPLEKGKYTASVLIDYGDAENLEMGELNFSYE; via the coding sequence CTTTTTCTTTTTTGTATTTATTTTTAATGCAAAAGCACAAACAGGAATATCAGTATCACCACCCAGACTTTATTTTGAATCAGGACCAGGTATCAGTAATACCGAAAAAATAACCGTGACCAATGTAAGCGCAAAAAACAGTCTTGACCTTGCCGTAAGTCTTGGCGACTGGGAATATGACCTGAGAGGCGAAAACCAGATGCACGCTGCTAATACACTTCCTACTTCTTGTGCTAGTTGGATTACCCTTAAAAAAGGGGACAATTATTTTTCATTGGCACCCGGAGAAAGACGCGACATCGAAATAACCATCACATCACCAACAATACCAAAAGAAAATTTATCTGCTCATACTGCATTGCTATACGTAAGTCAAATGAATCCTGTAGATGATGTCGACAGCAAAGGGGCCAACATAAAAGTAAGCATCCGCTCCGGAATTAAAATATTTCACAAGAAACCGGAAGCAACGAAGAAAAAAATAGAAATAACTGATCTAAAATTTGATGCAGCAAAAAAAACACTGACGTTGAATTTTGAAAATCAGGCTGAAATATGGGTAGACGGTAAAGTTGCAACTGATATTTTAAATGCGGATAACGGTAAAAAAACAACTTTAAGCCCGGTGGTATTTTATACAATGCCCGGGAACAAGCGCGAAATGGAAATTGCTCTTCCGACACCATTGGAGAAAGGCAAATACACTGCATCTGTACTTATAGATTACGGGGACGCAGAAAATTTAGAAATGGGTGAATTAAATTTTAGTTATGAATAA